The following proteins are co-located in the Phragmites australis chromosome 10, lpPhrAust1.1, whole genome shotgun sequence genome:
- the LOC133930174 gene encoding uncharacterized protein LOC133930174, with translation MGESGDPPAGLDPADEPAWKLRKYLILLAILMATVTYVAGLDPPGGVWLETNDGHRTGNPILPDTRRVRYSLFYYSNATGFAASLVVIIILLFTRKFPSLRAVRGVMVLGVLCLMVAYVAGSSRGLVTTIYASVLSAVVLAFVVLLALMAKQHEEQSSDDKDDYDKADGQLRVKERRKILMLLAIFVTTITYTAALNPPGGFWEHAQEGPASASHRAGDPILLERHSKRFVTFLVGNTTAFSASLVIITLLLSRRLWNNHIQLTMLYGGIAVALLGLMVAYAAGSCRERATTICVVCLVVLVVAYIFVVAVLRAKCKARSSATESPEGSSDAHRVATTDLAAQNRRDPLDRSRSLILLLATLAATVTYQAGLNPPGGVWRDNEDGHNGGDLILLAAHARRYKVFFYFNSAAFVASIVLVIMVQSRSLVNRHALEAAVILDLFGLMGAYAAGSCRDVRTSIYVFALAAVVFVVVVIHIVVQRNSNRRGGEGKEKRRRKRNKKEKEKKRKLLLLLAILAVTITYQAGLTPPGKFWVEHGDKVHHIGDPVLADNYPRRYQAFFYCNATSFMVSVAVIVILVGHQLYDANKRYWWLLYFCMAAGLMGLLGAYAVGTTRRVRTSIYVFCLVGAVTLFAILHIRVIHKKFERCMSKLEEGISERRPNTGNGVDPKHDAPGEEYRERYRMSKYLLLLGILAASVTYQAGLAPPGGVWPVDGDGHAAGDPALHEGDRLRYNAFFYSNSACFVASVVVIVLLLQSTLLKRSGSWLILAMKSAVMLDLLGLLMAYIAGSSREWGTSVYVLVLATSVLAFVAIYVVLSSRDAKSGGETAAEVAVGSLANRKQGEQTIGKLHAESLV, from the exons ATGGGAGAGTCCGGCGACCCGCCAGCCGGGTTAGATCCGGCAGATGAGCCGGCGTGGAAGCTGCGCAAGTACCTCATTCTGCTCGCCATCCTGATGGCGACGGTGACCTACGTGGCGGGTCTGGACCCGCCAGGTGGCGTCTGGCTGGAGACCAACGACGGCCACCGCACCGGCAACCCGATCCTGCCGGACACCCGGCGCGTCCGGTACTCGCTGTTCTACTACTCCAACGCGACGGGGTTCGCGGCGTCGCTCGTGGTCATCATCATCCTTCTGTTCACCAGGAAGTTCCCCAGTCTGCGCGCCGTGCGGGGAGTCATGGTGCTCGGCGTGCTCTGCCTCATGGTGGCCTACGTCGCCGGCAGCTCCAGGGGCCTCGTCACTACTATCTACGCTTCGGTGCTCTCCGCTGTCGTCTTAGCCTTCGTCGTGCTGTTGGCATTGATGGCTAAACAGCACGAGGAGCAGTCGTCGGACGACAAAGACGACTACGACAAGGCGGACGGCCAGCTCCGGGTCAAAGAACGGCGCAAGATCTTGATGCTGCTCGCCATCTTTGTGACGACGATCACATACACGGCAGCATTGAACCCGCCGGGTGGCTTCTGGGAGCACGCCCAGGAGGGGCCTGCCAGTGCCAGCCACCGCGCCGGCGACCCCATCCTGCTGGAGCGCCACTCAAAGCGCTTCGTGACGTTCTTGGTCGGCAATACCACCGCCTTTTCCGCGTCGCTCGTCATCATCACGCTACTCCTGAGCAGAAGGCTGTGGAACAACCACATTCAGCTGACCATGCTGTACGGGGGCATCGCGGTGGCGCTGCTCGGCCTCATGGTGGCCTACGCTGCCGGGAGCTGCAGGGAGAGGGCCACAACCATCTGCGTCGTCTGTCTGGTTGTTTTGGTCGTCGCGTACATTTTTGTCGTTGCCGTTCTTCGCGCAAAATGCAAGGCGCGGTCGTCCGCAACTGAATCACCGGAAGGATCGTCCGATGCTCACCGGGTGGCAACGACGGACCTGGCGGCCCAAAACAGAAGGGACCCACTGGACAGATCTCGTTCTCTGATATTGCTCCTTGCCACTCTGGCGGCCACCGTCACGTACCAAGCTGGTCTCAACCCACCCGGCGGAGTTTGGCGTGACAACGAGGATGGGCACAACGGCGGCGACCTGATCCTCCTCGCGGCGCACGCGAGGCGGTACAAGGTGTTCTTCTACTTCAACTCAGCTGCCTTTGTTGCGTCCATCGTCCTCGTCATCATGGTGCAGAGCAGGTCCCTGGTCAACCGGCATGCGCTCGAAGCCGCTGTCATACTGGACCTGTTCGGCCTCATGGGCGCGTATGCCGCTGGGAGCTGCCGGGATGTACGTACCTCCATCTATGTTTTCGCCTTGGCTGCCGTCGTCTTCGTTGTTGTGGTTATCCACATTGTGGTCCAAAG AAATAGTAATAGAAggggaggagaaggaaaagaaaaaagaagaagaaagagaaata aaaaagaaaaagaaaagaagcgcAAGCTACTGCTGCTCCTTGCAATCTTGGCTGTCACCATCACCTACCAAGCGGGTCTTACCCCGCCGGGCAAGTTCTGGGTGGAACACGGCGACAAGGTGCACCACATCGGTGACCCGGTCCTCGCCGATAACTACCCGCGGCGGTACCAGGCCTTCTTCTACTGCAACGCGACGAGCTTCATGGTGTCCGTCGCCGTCATCGTGATCCTAGTGGGCCATCAACTGTACGACGCCAACAAAAGGTACTGGTGGCTGCTCTACTTCTGCATGGCCGCTGGCTTGATGGGCCTGTTGGGCGCGTACGCCGTCGGCACCACACGGAGGGTGCGGACGTCCATCTACGTCTTCTGCTTGGTCGGCGCGGTTACGCTCTTTGCCATCCTGCACATTCGAGTCATCCACAAAAAGTTCGAGAGGTGCATGTCAAAGCTCGAGGAGGGCATCTCGGAGCGGCGCCCCAACACAGGAAACGGCGTTGATCCTAAGCACGACGCCCCGGGCGAAGAGTATCGTGAACGGTACAGGATGAGCAAGTACTTGTTGCTGCTCGGGATCCTGGCCGCGAGCGTCACGTACCAGGCCGGCCTAGCCCCGCCCGGTGGCGTCTGGCCTGTCGACGGCGACGGGCACGCCGCGGGCGACCCAGCGCTCCACGAAGGCGATAGGCTGCGGTACAACGCGTTCTTCTACAGCAACTCCGCGTGCTTCGTGGCGTCCGTCGTGGTCatcgtgctgctgctgcagagCACCCTGCTGAAGCGCAGCGGCAGCTGGCTGATCCTGGCGATGAAATCGGCAGTCATGCTGGACCTGCTCGGCCTATTGATGGCCTACATCGCCGGCAGCAGCAGGGAGTGGGGCACGTCCGTGTACGTGCTCGTCTTGGCCACCTCCGTACTAGCCTTCGTCGCGATCTACGTGGTTCTATCATCCCGCGACGCAAAATCAGGGGGCGAGACGGCAGCGGAAGTGGCAGTGGGATCTCTCGCCAACAGGAAGCAGGGGGAACAGACGATTGGTAAACTTCACGCTGAGTCGCTCGTGTGA